The genomic region CTATTAAACGGGGGGATTCTAAAACAGGAAATAAACAATATCGAATAATTCAGGGAATTAGACGTGATTTGAAGGAAAATCCTAATTATGGACTTGAAAAATTAATTCCTTTTCTAGAACATTCAAGTGCAAATGTTAGGTTGACTGCAGCATTTACTTTAATTCCAATATTGCCAGAACAAGCGAAAACGGTTTTGAAAGCATTGGCAATAGGCAGAGGAACAATTGCATTTAATGCAGAGATGACCTTGGCCGAATGGGAAAAAGGAAATCTAAAGTTTGATTAAAGTAATTAATGGAAATAGGCTAGTGGACGTAAAGATCCGCTGACCTAAACAAAATCAAACTAAAATCAGAAATGAGGAACATTCAATGCTAAAATTTAAAACTATCTTACTCTCAGCCTTCATGCTCTTCAGTATAGTAGCCATTACTCAGCCAACTACTACCTATGCTGCTGATGCATCACCAGTCGGAGTAGTAAACTATCAACAATTAATTAATCAGCATCCTGATATGGCTCAAGCGAATGAAACCTACAAAGTAGCAGTCAAAGTGTGTCCTGAGGAGACGATTGCGACGAG from Pelorhabdus rhamnosifermentans harbors:
- a CDS encoding DUF2019 domain-containing protein, translating into MRALEKILEEFVEACLKQEDSIKRGDSKTGNKQYRIIQGIRRDLKENPNYGLEKLIPFLEHSSANVRLTAAFTLIPILPEQAKTVLKALAIGRGTIAFNAEMTLAEWEKGNLKFD